In Argiope bruennichi chromosome 4, qqArgBrue1.1, whole genome shotgun sequence, a single window of DNA contains:
- the LOC129966680 gene encoding tudor domain-containing protein 3-like has product MDISSELKNKGWHLSKEGLEMCQEGLDRVTASAVIQKALNMDLRDIGGNFFPEDMKAAKLESISGPGVVQIQKIKNASAPKYEYGSGAPPILRLLLTDGNTFVNCLQWGAWKSVSMDTPPGTKIYLKPGKIMMQNSFMLLSETQFTFLGGCVAPMVEKWELCKRLASHVRTKENLDGTGPPPWIPFGKPINTTKTKTSNFRALEQDGKEAKENASFKQQRLANIAEVSRVKEGKPKVFGGGKDVKPMNAKSDSNLQSNNNPNESGYNRPPRNFSEFEDNQSSRNQDNRYDKNRSNQDFNKPQSHDGSSNYGQQFSRDKRNDQRNKSNTNGYFNDKNQRTYQQKTFSNSYRENADNANPSRRFQKSNYNESQTQRATANDRYHNNDRRSNNIEDITQKTSQIKLHGYDNQNSGQVFVASKPFLKPGVEVMAKYWEDNKFYRATVHAVGKEGTTCVVHFMEYGNYEEVLIDDVQPLQVHTGHSGWDVGPISFRPSHWENNRNQDFPPISEFHHNSNRSHSQQHGHQERQRTPRQDRPSAKLYQPPHQRQTS; this is encoded by the exons atggataTTTCATCTGAACTCAAAAATAAAGGATG gcATTTATCGAAGGAAGGATTAGAAATGTGCCAAGAAGGTTTAGACAGAGTAACTGCATCTGCAGTTATTCAAAAAGCATTAAAT ATGGATTTGCGAGACATTGGAGGAAATTTTTTCCCAGAAGATATGAAAGCAGCTAAATTAGAATCA ATTTCAGGTCCTGGTGttgttcaaattcaaaaaattaagaatgctaGTGCTCCTAAGTATGAATATGGCTCTGGTGCACCACCAATATTAAGACTTCTCTTAACTGATGGAAATACCTTTGTAAATTGTTTACAGTGGGGTGCATGGAAATCAGTaag TATGGATACACCTCCaggaacaaaaatttatttgaaacctgGGAAAATTATGATGCAAAACAGTTTCATGCTGTTAAGTGAAACACAATTTACTTTTCTTGGTGGATGTGTTGCACCTATGGTGGAAAAATGGGAACTGTGCAAA cGTCTTGCTTCTCATGTACGGACAAAGGAGAATTTAGATGGCACTGGTCCACCACCATGGATTCCATTTGGAAAACCTATTAACACCACTAAAACAAAGACAA GTAATTTCCGTGCTTTAGAACAAGATGGGAAAGAAGCCAAAGAAAATGCATCTTTCAAACAACAGAGATTAGCCAACATTGCTGAAGTTTCAAGGGTCAAAGAGGGAAAACCAAAAGTATTTGGTGGTGGTAAAGATGtt aagCCAATGAATGCAAAATCAGATTCTAATTTGCAATCTAACAATAATCCAAATGAATCTGGATACAATAGACCTCCACGAAACTTTAGTGAATTTGAAGATAATCAATCGTCAAGAAATCAGGATAATAGGTATGACAAGAATCGGTCAAATCAAGATTTTAACAAACCTCAGTCACATGATGGATCTTCTAATTATGGGCAGCAATTCTCAAGGGATAAAAGAAATGACCAAAGAAATAAATCTAATACAAATGgatatttcaatgataaaaatcaaagaacTTATCAACAAAAAACATTCAGTAACTCTTATCGTGAAAATGCAGATAATGCAAATCCTTCTCGAAGattccaaaaatctaattataatgaatCTCAAACTCAAAGAGCTACAGCCAATGATAGGTATCACAACAATGACAGAAGAAGCAATAATATTGAAGATATAACTCAGAAAACTTCTCAAATAAAGTTGCATGGATATGATAATCAAAACTCTGGTCAAGTTTTTGTTGCATCCAAACCTTTCCTTAAACCTGGTGTTGAAGTTATGGCCAAATACTGGGAAGATAATAAG ttttaccGTGCTACAGTCCATGCAGTTGGTAAAGAAGGAACTACATGTGTTGTACATTTCATGGAATATGGAAACTATGAAGAAGTTCTAATCGATGATGTTCAGCCATTGCAAGTACATACTGGACACAGTGGATGG gatgtAGGACCAATTTCATTTCGACCAAGCCATTGGGAGAATAATCGTAATCAAGATTTTCCGCCCATTTCAGAGTTTCATCACAATTCTAACAGAAGTCATAGCCAACAACATGGGCATCAAGAAAGGCAAAGGACTCCTAGACAAGATAGACCTTCTGCAAAACTGTATCAGCCACCACATCAGCGTCAAACATCTTAA